In Rhinoderma darwinii isolate aRhiDar2 chromosome 9, aRhiDar2.hap1, whole genome shotgun sequence, the following are encoded in one genomic region:
- the LOC142660782 gene encoding interferon-induced transmembrane protein 10-like — translation MENKAYKVEGTWHLPQCKHTLEREKKKAKPPPGTVSGATGKSGPAVTVIEISPETTEVNDYYLWSIFNFVYLNFCCLGFIALAYSLKVRDKKLLNDLTGAVEDAKTARLFNITSSALATLTIIIVLLYLRSPPAHY, via the exons ATGGAAAATAAGGCTTATAAAGTTGAAGGTACGTGGCACCTACCACAATGCAAACATACCCTGGAGCGTGAGAAGAAGAAGGCCAAGCCTCCCCCAGGGACCGTGTCTGGGGCCACAGGTAAAAGTGGGCCTGCAGTTACAGTCATAGAGATTTCTCCTGAGACAACCGAGGTAAATGATTACTACTTGTGGTCCATTTTCAACTTTGTCTACCTGAACTTCTGCTGCCTGGGCTTCATCGCGCTGGCCTACTCTCTCAAG gtCAGAGACAAAAAACTGCTAAATGACCTCACCGGAGCTGTGGAAGATGCAAAGACAGCGCGACTGTTTAACATAACAAGCTCAGCGCTTGCGACTCTCACCATCATCATTGTGCTGCTGTACCTGCGCTCCCCACCTGCTCACTATTAG